One Mycolicibacter sp. MU0083 DNA window includes the following coding sequences:
- a CDS encoding SDR family NAD(P)-dependent oxidoreductase, translating into MKELAGLTALVTGGTAGIGLESARLLARHGAAVIITGRSADRGAAAVADLGAGVRFVAADLADLASVKSLVQQCGDGVDIVVNNAASFPGALTVEQDVASFEATFDTNVRGAYFLVAALAPGMLRRGHGSIVNVTSMVAFKGVPGASSYSASKAALESLTRTWAAEFGPSGVRVNSVAPGPTATDGVVAEWGDVNDELGQALPLGRTARPVEIAEAVLFLASPRSSFITGSTLHADGGGAAA; encoded by the coding sequence GTGAAAGAGTTGGCGGGCCTGACCGCGCTGGTGACCGGCGGAACCGCGGGCATCGGGTTGGAATCCGCGCGGTTGCTGGCCCGGCACGGTGCCGCGGTCATCATCACCGGCCGCTCAGCCGATCGCGGCGCCGCGGCGGTCGCCGACCTCGGCGCGGGGGTGCGATTCGTGGCCGCGGACCTGGCGGATCTGGCGTCGGTGAAATCCCTGGTGCAGCAATGCGGTGACGGCGTCGACATCGTGGTGAACAACGCGGCCAGCTTCCCCGGCGCGCTGACCGTGGAACAGGACGTCGCATCGTTCGAGGCCACCTTCGACACCAACGTGCGCGGCGCGTATTTCCTGGTCGCCGCGCTGGCCCCGGGCATGTTGCGGCGCGGGCACGGCAGCATCGTCAACGTCACCTCCATGGTGGCGTTCAAAGGGGTACCCGGCGCATCGAGCTACAGCGCATCCAAAGCCGCCCTGGAGTCGTTGACCCGGACCTGGGCCGCCGAATTCGGGCCATCCGGCGTGCGGGTCAACAGCGTCGCCCCGGGGCCGACCGCCACCGACGGGGTGGTCGCGGAATGGGGCGACGTCAACGACGAACTGGGCCAGGCGCTTCCGCTGGGCCGCACGGCGCGGCCCGTCGAGATCGCCGAAGCAGTGCTCTTTCTGGCCTCGCCGCGATCCAGCTTCATCACCGGATCGACGCTGCACGCCGACGGCGGCGGGGCCGCCGCCTGA
- a CDS encoding SDR family oxidoreductase yields MKITVMGASGQIGGKVVALLRAAGHETVAASRDTGADVLSGDGLAEALAGADVLVDVVNSPDFSDGPVLDFFTRSTTNQVAAAKAADVGHYVALSIVNCDELPDSGYMRAKVAQERIVTESGLPYTIVRATQFHEFADGIITSITVDGQVRAPDGLIQPIAGAEVAAEVARAAQAAPADGIVDIGGPQKMTFAELATLVLAHRGETLPIVVDPEAVYFGTKVGELLVTGDGARVATTRLADWQAAQ; encoded by the coding sequence ATGAAGATCACAGTGATGGGTGCCAGCGGACAGATCGGCGGCAAGGTCGTCGCGCTGCTGCGCGCCGCCGGCCACGAGACCGTCGCGGCATCTCGCGACACCGGCGCCGATGTGCTCAGCGGTGACGGCCTGGCCGAGGCGTTGGCGGGCGCCGACGTACTGGTGGACGTGGTCAACTCACCCGACTTCTCCGACGGCCCGGTATTGGATTTCTTCACCAGGTCCACCACCAACCAGGTGGCGGCGGCCAAGGCCGCCGACGTGGGGCACTACGTCGCGTTGTCTATCGTGAACTGCGACGAACTGCCCGACAGTGGCTACATGCGCGCGAAGGTGGCCCAGGAACGCATCGTCACCGAATCCGGGCTGCCCTACACGATCGTGCGCGCCACGCAGTTCCACGAATTCGCCGACGGAATCATCACCTCGATCACCGTCGACGGGCAGGTCCGCGCACCCGACGGCCTGATCCAGCCCATCGCCGGTGCCGAAGTGGCGGCCGAGGTGGCCCGCGCCGCCCAAGCCGCGCCGGCCGACGGGATCGTCGACATCGGCGGCCCGCAGAAGATGACCTTCGCCGAATTGGCCACCCTGGTGCTGGCCCACCGCGGCGAGACCCTGCCCATCGTCGTCGACCCCGAGGCGGTCTACTTCGGCACCAAGGTGGGCGAACTCCTGGTCACCGGCGACGGCGCGAGGGTGGCGACCACCCGCCTGGCCGACTGGCAAGCGGCGCAGTGA